From Vagococcus jeotgali, one genomic window encodes:
- a CDS encoding nucleotide sugar dehydrogenase → MNISVFGLGYVGLANAVLLAQHENVVAYDIVEEKIDLLNKKESPIVDKDISEFLEHKDLKIDFTTDFEKAVKHGEFCIIATPTDYDTTNNYFDTSTVENVIEKGLAINPEAVFIIKSTVPVGYTKSIKEKYGTDNIIFSPEFLREGKALYDNLHPSRIIVGEQSERAALFAGALLCNSEEVEVPTLFTHSTEAEAIKLFANTYLALRVSYFNELDTYAEIRGLDTKQIIEGVGLDPRIGSHYNNPSFGYGGYCLPKDTKQLLANYDQVPNNIIGAIVDSNRTRKDFIADQILAKDPKVVGIYRLTMKANSDNFRYSSIQGVMKRLKAKGVEVVVYEPTLDEDDFYNSKVVKNLDEFKNLSDVIVTNRLESELSDVIEKIYTRDIFNKD, encoded by the coding sequence ATGAACATTTCAGTTTTCGGTTTAGGTTACGTTGGTCTTGCTAATGCGGTATTATTAGCTCAGCATGAGAATGTTGTAGCTTATGATATTGTGGAGGAAAAGATAGATTTATTAAATAAGAAAGAATCGCCTATTGTGGATAAAGATATTTCAGAGTTTTTAGAGCATAAAGACCTAAAAATTGATTTCACCACAGATTTTGAAAAAGCAGTTAAACATGGTGAGTTTTGTATTATTGCGACACCAACAGATTACGATACGACTAACAATTACTTTGATACGTCTACGGTAGAAAATGTGATTGAAAAGGGATTAGCTATTAATCCAGAAGCCGTTTTTATTATCAAATCAACTGTTCCAGTAGGCTATACAAAGAGTATCAAAGAAAAATACGGGACAGATAATATTATCTTTTCACCCGAGTTTTTACGTGAAGGAAAAGCTTTATATGATAATTTACATCCGTCACGTATTATTGTAGGGGAGCAATCGGAGCGAGCAGCATTATTTGCTGGAGCTTTGTTGTGTAATTCTGAAGAAGTAGAAGTACCTACTCTTTTCACTCATTCAACAGAGGCAGAAGCAATTAAGTTATTTGCAAATACTTATTTAGCACTCCGTGTATCTTATTTTAATGAGCTTGATACTTATGCTGAAATTAGGGGATTAGATACTAAGCAGATTATCGAAGGTGTCGGACTTGATCCTCGTATTGGTAGTCATTACAATAATCCTTCATTTGGTTATGGTGGATATTGTTTGCCAAAAGACACAAAACAGTTACTTGCAAATTATGATCAAGTACCAAATAATATTATTGGGGCGATAGTTGACTCAAATAGAACACGAAAAGATTTTATAGCAGATCAAATTTTAGCTAAGGATCCCAAAGTCGTTGGTATTTATCGTCTGACTATGAAGGCAAATTCTGATAATTTTAGGTATTCATCTATTCAAGGTGTGATGAAGCGTCTTAAAGCCAAAGGGGTTGAAGTAGTTGTTTATGAGCCAACCCTTGATGAGGATGATTTTTATAATTCTAAGGTAGTAAAAAACTTAGATGAATTTAAAAATTTATCAGATGTGATTGTGACAAATCGTCTAGAATCAGAATTATCAGATGTGATTGAAAAAATTTATACAAGAGATATTTTTAATAAAGACTAA
- a CDS encoding NAD-dependent epimerase: MESKKVIITGTAGFIGYHLTNRLCQEGFEVVGIDNLNDYYDVELKHDRLSQLEKHSNFNFFKKDLSDKEAIFKIFKEESPKVVINLAAQAGVRYSIENPDAYVESNLIGFMNILEACRHFPVEHLLYASSSSVYGGNDKVPFSTNDNVDHPVSLYAATKKSNELLAHSYSHLYKIPTTGLRFFTVYGPYGRPDMAYYSFTKNIIEGNEIEIYNNGQMRRDFTYIDDIVESIVRLIDIVPEKNDEWNQAEISSSFAPYKIYNIGNNQPETLIDFIGFIEKHTGIEGNKKFVGMQNGDVVQTYADISDLVDKIKYTPSTSLDDGLFKFVEWYKEYYKK; encoded by the coding sequence ATGGAAAGTAAAAAAGTTATTATTACAGGTACAGCAGGATTTATAGGATATCACTTAACTAACAGATTATGTCAAGAAGGTTTTGAAGTAGTTGGTATAGATAATTTAAATGATTATTATGATGTAGAATTAAAACATGATAGATTATCACAGTTAGAAAAACATAGCAACTTTAATTTTTTTAAAAAGGATTTATCTGATAAAGAAGCTATATTTAAAATTTTTAAAGAGGAGTCTCCTAAAGTTGTTATTAATTTAGCTGCACAAGCAGGAGTAAGGTACTCGATTGAAAATCCAGATGCTTACGTGGAATCAAATTTAATTGGTTTCATGAATATATTAGAAGCTTGTCGTCATTTTCCGGTGGAACACTTACTATATGCATCATCTAGTTCAGTCTATGGTGGTAATGATAAGGTACCATTTTCAACTAATGATAATGTTGATCATCCAGTTAGCTTGTATGCAGCAACAAAAAAATCGAATGAATTATTAGCTCATTCATACAGTCATCTTTATAAAATTCCAACAACTGGATTGCGTTTCTTTACAGTTTATGGACCATATGGTAGACCTGATATGGCATATTATTCATTTACAAAGAATATTATAGAAGGCAATGAAATTGAAATTTATAACAATGGTCAAATGAGAAGAGATTTTACCTATATTGATGATATTGTTGAGTCAATTGTGAGATTAATAGATATTGTTCCTGAGAAGAATGATGAATGGAATCAAGCAGAAATTAGTAGTAGTTTTGCTCCATATAAAATTTATAATATTGGGAATAATCAACCAGAAACTTTGATAGATTTTATTGGATTTATTGAAAAGCACACAGGAATTGAAGGAAATAAAAAATTTGTAGGAATGCAGAATGGCGATGTTGTTCAAACATATGCTGATATTTCTGACCTTGTGGATAAAATAAAATATACGCCAAGTACTTCATTAGATGATGGATTGTTTAAATTTGTAGAATGGTATAAAGAATATTATAAAAAATAG
- a CDS encoding oligosaccharide flippase family protein: protein MNKLFKKIYTSKVVTNGFWLVVLQSFNTIVPLVTLPYITRVLSINSYGEFSLALNWIGYFQVIVEFGFGLTGARKVARRDSDEELSFIHSNILYSRLLLMLLSFVLLIFISFLFSVPREQFLSMLILFLMVLATVFQQNWLFQGMSDMKPIAIINMVSRIISVILIFSLVNDTKDLYLYCFLYISNFLIASIIGYIIVYKKYNVRLIFVRWNHIITEIKEGWYLFISSAMSKIFSGIGITILGITATKSEVGVYSAINKIPLILTLFFAAVSQAIYPYMCEQFSISKVNGFNMLKKISIPVIILFLIPSTFLIIFNKQLILILFGEQYVAYSMLLVPFVIWVMGGIVNNFLGIQSLVAAGYQKEYSKEFQKSIIFMLVSMLLLGYFYGAFGIAYSSMFSELLLTILLYRKIQKIKKFL from the coding sequence ATGAATAAATTGTTTAAAAAAATATATACATCAAAGGTTGTAACAAATGGATTTTGGTTGGTTGTTTTACAAAGTTTTAATACAATTGTTCCTTTAGTTACCTTACCTTATATTACAAGAGTATTGAGTATTAATTCATATGGTGAGTTTTCTTTGGCATTAAACTGGATAGGATATTTTCAAGTTATTGTAGAATTTGGTTTTGGATTAACAGGAGCTAGAAAAGTAGCAAGAAGAGATAGTGATGAGGAGTTAAGCTTTATACATAGTAATATCCTTTATTCGAGATTATTGTTGATGTTATTAAGTTTTGTACTCCTAATATTTATAAGTTTTTTATTTTCAGTACCCCGTGAACAATTTTTAAGTATGCTAATTCTATTTTTAATGGTTTTAGCAACAGTTTTTCAACAAAACTGGTTATTTCAAGGAATGTCGGATATGAAACCAATAGCAATTATAAACATGGTTAGTAGGATTATTTCAGTTATTCTAATTTTTTCATTAGTTAATGATACTAAGGATTTATATTTATATTGTTTCTTATACATATCAAATTTTTTAATAGCTAGTATTATAGGTTATATAATTGTTTATAAAAAATATAATGTACGATTGATCTTTGTGAGATGGAACCATATTATTACTGAAATTAAAGAGGGGTGGTACTTATTTATTTCTTCAGCGATGTCAAAAATTTTTAGTGGAATTGGTATAACGATATTAGGTATAACGGCAACTAAAAGTGAAGTGGGAGTTTATTCAGCGATTAATAAAATACCCTTAATTCTAACTCTTTTTTTTGCAGCTGTGAGTCAAGCCATTTATCCATACATGTGCGAGCAGTTTTCAATTTCAAAAGTTAATGGTTTTAACATGTTAAAAAAAATTTCTATCCCTGTTATTATCTTATTTTTGATTCCAAGTACCTTCCTGATTATATTCAATAAGCAATTAATTTTGATTTTATTCGGAGAACAGTATGTGGCTTATTCAATGCTATTAGTTCCTTTTGTTATATGGGTAATGGGAGGAATAGTGAATAATTTTTTAGGAATTCAATCTTTGGTTGCTGCAGGGTATCAGAAAGAATATAGTAAAGAATTTCAAAAAAGTATCATTTTTATGTTAGTATCTATGCTTCTATTAGGCTATTTTTATGGGGCTTTTGGTATAGCATACTCCTCTATGTTTTCAGAATTACTATTAACAATTCTACTTTATAGAAAAATACAAAAGATAAAAAAATTCCTTTAA
- a CDS encoding glycosyltransferase: protein MKILFCHDGPLREEAGAYYGVSHTDEVFERYINTPSDTLEVLIRTTPFRDTDKISNFSKLSLNNLKVTPTPDVFKDINKSNERSKIIENSVRSSDLIIVRLPSFIGLSAIKMAKKYNKKYMVEFVADPWHSFWNHSYKGKVMAPLVTLLNKKAVKEAPYVLYVTNEYLQKNYPTTGFSIGCSDVLLNDTEPNFDRYKKRNKKKKIIGTLAAINVKFKGQDCVIKALGYLKKQGNTEFIYQLVGGGSNEYLKQIAKENNVEDQVVFLGALPHNKVFEWLSTLDIYIQPSKQEGLPRAVVEAMSTGAFCLGSKTGGIPELLEEKYIFSNKKSNYKEIATLLGSFNTDEAFKSGKINYEKSLLFQKNKLESKRQNFYIDFIENL from the coding sequence ATGAAAATATTATTTTGTCATGATGGTCCATTACGTGAAGAAGCAGGTGCTTATTATGGAGTATCCCATACCGATGAAGTTTTTGAGAGGTATATTAACACTCCATCGGATACTTTAGAAGTATTAATTAGAACAACCCCATTTCGAGATACAGATAAAATTTCTAATTTCTCAAAATTATCTTTAAATAATTTAAAAGTTACTCCTACTCCTGATGTTTTTAAAGATATAAATAAAAGTAATGAGCGTTCTAAAATAATAGAAAATTCTGTTAGAAGTTCAGATTTAATAATTGTTAGGTTACCTAGCTTTATTGGTCTTTCAGCAATCAAAATGGCAAAAAAATATAATAAGAAGTATATGGTAGAATTTGTAGCAGATCCTTGGCACTCATTTTGGAACCATTCATATAAAGGAAAAGTTATGGCTCCATTGGTCACATTACTCAATAAAAAGGCTGTAAAAGAAGCACCTTATGTGCTTTATGTGACAAATGAGTATCTTCAAAAAAATTATCCAACAACTGGTTTTTCAATCGGTTGTTCAGATGTTTTATTGAATGATACAGAGCCAAATTTTGATAGATATAAAAAAAGAAATAAGAAAAAAAAAATAATAGGAACATTAGCCGCTATCAATGTAAAATTTAAAGGGCAAGACTGTGTTATAAAAGCTTTAGGTTATTTAAAAAAACAAGGTAATACAGAGTTTATATATCAGTTGGTAGGTGGTGGTTCCAATGAATACTTGAAACAAATAGCTAAAGAAAATAATGTTGAAGATCAAGTTGTCTTCTTAGGAGCATTGCCTCATAATAAAGTATTTGAATGGTTAAGTACGCTAGATATATATATCCAGCCTAGTAAACAAGAAGGATTACCACGAGCAGTTGTAGAAGCTATGAGTACTGGTGCTTTTTGTTTAGGTAGTAAAACAGGGGGAATACCTGAACTACTAGAGGAAAAATATATTTTTAGTAATAAAAAATCGAACTATAAAGAAATAGCAACATTATTGGGAAGTTTCAATACTGATGAGGCATTTAAATCAGGTAAGATTAATTATGAGAAATCTCTTTTATTTCAAAAAAACAAACTCGAATCAAAAAGGCAAAATTTTTATATTGATTTTATAGAAAATTTATAG
- a CDS encoding ATP-grasp fold amidoligase family protein, which produces MTSKIYLKTTNSSGTNLIVRDKSTFDIKQHSETIDNWLKQDLYVYSREWAYKDIPSKIIIEELLEDDTGKQDIVDYKFLCYQGQPRYIVYDQDRFSGHKRNIYDIDWNLIPCTTDVPKIEESIEKPLLLDEMLRIATKLSEDFPFVRVDLYCVNKKIYFGELTFYPWSGYVKFDPEECDVLLGEKININEIRRDNK; this is translated from the coding sequence ATTACCTCAAAAATTTATTTAAAGACAACAAATAGTAGTGGAACGAATCTTATCGTTAGAGATAAATCAACATTTGATATAAAGCAACATTCAGAAACTATCGATAATTGGTTGAAACAAGACTTATATGTTTATAGTAGAGAGTGGGCGTATAAAGATATACCATCTAAGATTATTATAGAAGAGTTACTGGAAGATGATACAGGAAAACAAGATATTGTAGATTATAAATTTTTATGTTATCAAGGTCAACCACGTTATATAGTTTATGATCAAGATAGGTTTTCTGGACACAAACGAAACATTTACGATATAGATTGGAATTTGATTCCGTGTACGACGGATGTTCCAAAAATAGAAGAAAGTATTGAAAAACCTTTGTTGTTAGATGAAATGCTAAGAATTGCTACTAAGTTATCAGAGGACTTTCCTTTTGTTAGAGTGGACTTATATTGTGTAAATAAGAAAATTTATTTTGGTGAATTAACATTTTATCCGTGGAGTGGTTATGTAAAGTTTGATCCTGAGGAATGTGATGTTTTATTGGGTGAGAAAATAAATATAAATGAAATAAGGAGAGATAATAAATGA
- a CDS encoding glycosyltransferase family 4 protein, with amino-acid sequence MENKRVLFLVNHDLVIYNFRKEIVQELLDQGYEVYVSSPYGEKIEILISWGCKYIPTDVNRHGKNPIDELKLLKKYKQIIKDINPLCVLTYTIKPNIFGAIACRKYNVPCLANITGLGTAVEKKSILQFITISLYKYAFKEINTIFFQNEENLEFFLEKKISSKNKYVLLPGSGVNLEEFVYVDYPNQDDKIKFIFISRIMKEKGIDLYLEMATIMMKKYDNLEFHICGFCEEDYEDTLKEYEEKNIIIYHGMIKDIKPLLGQMSCTVHPTYYPEGLSNVLLESSAIGRPIITTNRSGCREVVDREENGYLIEENNQGDLVEAVDKFINTSRLTKEIMGKKGREYVVSNFDRKYVVESYLKKIAIIAGEENGL; translated from the coding sequence GTGGAAAATAAACGTGTGTTGTTTTTAGTGAATCATGATTTGGTTATTTATAATTTTAGAAAAGAAATAGTACAAGAATTATTAGACCAGGGGTATGAAGTGTATGTGTCTTCTCCGTACGGTGAAAAAATTGAAATATTAATTAGCTGGGGATGTAAGTATATTCCAACTGATGTAAATCGTCATGGTAAAAATCCCATAGATGAACTAAAATTATTAAAAAAATATAAACAAATTATAAAGGATATCAATCCTTTGTGTGTATTAACATATACGATTAAACCTAATATTTTTGGTGCGATAGCTTGTCGAAAATATAATGTACCATGTTTAGCAAATATAACTGGCCTAGGAACGGCAGTGGAGAAAAAATCAATATTACAATTTATAACTATTTCTCTTTATAAATATGCTTTTAAAGAAATAAATACAATTTTCTTTCAAAACGAAGAAAATCTAGAGTTTTTCTTAGAAAAAAAGATATCTTCTAAAAACAAATATGTTTTATTACCTGGATCGGGAGTTAATTTGGAAGAGTTCGTATATGTAGATTACCCAAATCAGGATGATAAAATTAAATTTATTTTTATTTCAAGAATAATGAAAGAGAAAGGGATAGATCTATATTTAGAAATGGCAACAATAATGATGAAAAAATATGATAATTTAGAATTTCATATTTGTGGTTTTTGTGAAGAAGATTATGAAGATACTCTTAAAGAATATGAGGAAAAAAACATTATCATATATCATGGAATGATCAAGGATATAAAACCATTGTTGGGACAAATGAGCTGTACTGTACATCCAACCTACTATCCAGAAGGCTTATCAAATGTTTTATTAGAAAGTTCAGCTATTGGCAGACCTATTATTACAACCAATAGAAGTGGTTGTCGTGAAGTAGTTGATAGAGAAGAAAATGGATATCTTATAGAAGAAAATAATCAAGGTGATTTGGTAGAAGCAGTAGATAAATTTATCAATACCTCAAGGTTAACAAAAGAAATTATGGGGAAAAAAGGTAGAGAGTATGTAGTTTCTAATTTTGATAGGAAATATGTAGTGGAAAGTTATTTAAAAAAAATAGCTATTATTGCGGGAGAAGAAAATGGATTATAA
- a CDS encoding NAD-dependent epimerase/dehydratase family protein: MTRILITGKSSYIGTSFERYMKDYPEYEIDMISVRGDEWKDEDFSDYDVVFHVAGLAHADVGTISKEEQQKYYDINCDLSVEVAEKYKQDRGGKESQFIYMSSIIIYGDQVSMTKKRVITPLTKPKPSNFYGDSKLQAELKLAPLESNIFQLAIIRPPMIYGPNSKGNYPQLRKLALKLPVFPDIPNERSMLFVDNLSMFIKQIIDKHESGIFFPQNMEYVRTSHMVKEIARFHGKDIKLFSWMNWSVYLLGKIPGKIGDLSNKAFGNLVYEKSDKFVGVIEMKPSIERTEKC, translated from the coding sequence ATGACACGTATTTTAATAACTGGGAAATCGAGTTATATTGGAACCTCTTTTGAAAGATATATGAAAGACTATCCAGAGTACGAGATTGATATGATTTCTGTTAGAGGTGACGAATGGAAGGATGAGGATTTTTCTGATTATGATGTGGTATTTCATGTCGCAGGACTTGCTCATGCTGATGTTGGAACAATAAGTAAAGAAGAACAACAAAAGTATTATGATATAAATTGTGATTTATCTGTAGAAGTGGCAGAAAAATATAAGCAAGACCGTGGGGGAAAAGAATCACAGTTTATCTATATGAGCTCTATTATTATTTACGGTGATCAGGTGAGTATGACTAAAAAAAGAGTCATTACACCTCTTACAAAACCCAAACCCTCTAATTTTTACGGAGATAGTAAACTTCAAGCAGAATTAAAATTGGCCCCTCTAGAAAGTAATATATTTCAATTAGCTATTATCAGACCCCCGATGATCTATGGACCAAACAGTAAGGGGAATTACCCTCAACTAAGAAAACTAGCTTTAAAGTTACCTGTTTTCCCTGACATACCTAATGAGAGATCGATGTTATTTGTTGATAATTTATCAATGTTTATTAAACAAATTATAGATAAACATGAGTCAGGAATCTTTTTTCCACAAAATATGGAATATGTCAGAACCAGTCATATGGTAAAAGAAATAGCAAGATTCCATGGTAAAGATATCAAATTATTTTCTTGGATGAACTGGAGTGTTTATCTTTTAGGAAAGATTCCAGGTAAAATTGGTGATTTGAGTAATAAAGCTTTTGGGAATCTGGTTTATGAGAAAAGTGATAAATTTGTTGGAGTAATAGAAATGAAGCCTTCTATTGAAAGAACGGAGAAGTGTTAG
- a CDS encoding sugar transferase yields the protein MYKHGIKRILDFILSLVGIIVLSPLLIIIVIAIKLDSKGPVLFTQRRVGKDKVLFTIYKFRTMKTDTPKEMPTHLLDNPDFFITKVGKFLRKTSLDELPQLFNILIGNMAIIGPRPALWNQEDLIEERDKYGANNIRPGLTGWAQINGRDELDIDVKAELDGYYVEHESFSMDVKCFVGTIISVTKSDGVVEGGTGQIDPTKEEKL from the coding sequence ATGTACAAACATGGCATTAAAAGAATACTAGATTTTATATTGTCTTTAGTGGGTATTATAGTCTTATCCCCATTACTGATTATTATAGTGATTGCTATTAAATTAGATTCAAAAGGACCTGTTCTTTTCACTCAAAGAAGAGTAGGTAAAGACAAAGTATTGTTTACGATTTATAAATTTAGAACAATGAAAACTGATACGCCAAAAGAGATGCCTACTCATTTGTTAGATAACCCTGACTTTTTTATTACTAAAGTAGGTAAATTTTTAAGAAAGACTAGTTTAGATGAATTGCCCCAATTATTTAATATTTTAATTGGTAATATGGCGATTATCGGACCAAGACCAGCTTTATGGAATCAAGAAGATTTAATTGAAGAGCGTGATAAGTATGGTGCTAATAATATTCGACCAGGTTTAACTGGGTGGGCACAAATCAATGGACGTGACGAACTTGATATTGATGTAAAAGCTGAACTTGACGGCTATTATGTAGAGCATGAGAGTTTTTCAATGGATGTGAAGTGCTTTGTCGGAACTATTATTTCTGTGACCAAGTCAGATGGTGTTGTTGAAGGTGGGACTGGTCAAATTGATCCAACTAAGGAGGAGAAGTTATGA
- a CDS encoding polysaccharide biosynthesis protein, with amino-acid sequence MSRKVKIAMILVIDTGLIVVANLLSYFFMNSFSMTSSRTVVISCLSQIVLYLLFGSYFKVFNRITRYTSLNSVIAISLAVTYSSAVEIVSLGLFHVEKTAIGHALLSYFMTLLLIVTSRLFWRVLISYQNKSHVDRSNCPNALIIGAGEGGQLFYDSIQRKLSSVKLTFKGFVDDDPNKANTIISGLKVVGTIDELPKLIEAYDIDVLTVAIPSMTPHEYEHLLDVIKDSEVVVYSIPSLEELAVGSVAVTKLREVDVIDLLGRDEVKLDMSAISEQIENKTILVTGAGGSIGSELCRQLIEFSPKRLILLGHGENSIYLILKELNQHFSSNQTEFIPVIADIRDAKRMDEVMCEYEPSIVYHAAAHKHVPLMEYNPREALKNNIYGTKNVAEAALANNVESFVVVSTDKAVNPPNVMGASKRVAEMIVTGLNGKGRTKFSAVRFGNVLGSRGSVVPLFKEQIAAGGPVTVTDFEMTRYFMTIPEASRLVIQSGALAQGGEIFILDMGEPVKIVDLAKKVILLSGYTEEEIGIVESGIRPGEKLYEELLVDKEKSEDRVYDKIFVGNVNGFTFDEVMTRVESLSKNDEELAKELIEFANLSSEG; translated from the coding sequence ATGAGTCGAAAAGTTAAGATAGCAATGATCCTAGTCATAGACACAGGTTTAATTGTAGTAGCCAATTTATTAAGTTATTTTTTTATGAATTCTTTTTCTATGACATCAAGTAGGACTGTTGTGATATCTTGTCTATCCCAAATTGTCCTATATCTATTGTTTGGAAGTTATTTTAAGGTATTTAACCGTATCACACGCTATACTAGTTTAAATTCAGTCATTGCGATATCTTTAGCTGTGACGTATTCAAGTGCCGTAGAGATTGTTTCTCTAGGGCTTTTTCACGTGGAAAAAACTGCCATAGGGCACGCCTTATTGTCATATTTTATGACATTATTGTTAATCGTGACGTCACGATTATTTTGGAGAGTGCTTATTAGTTATCAAAATAAGAGTCATGTAGATCGTAGCAATTGTCCTAATGCACTCATCATTGGAGCTGGTGAAGGTGGTCAATTATTTTATGATAGTATCCAAAGAAAACTAAGTAGTGTGAAATTAACGTTTAAGGGATTTGTTGATGATGATCCAAACAAAGCAAATACTATTATCTCAGGTCTAAAAGTAGTAGGAACAATTGATGAATTACCAAAGTTGATTGAGGCTTATGATATCGATGTTTTAACAGTTGCTATTCCCTCTATGACGCCTCACGAGTATGAGCATTTGTTAGATGTGATTAAAGATAGTGAGGTTGTGGTTTACTCTATCCCGTCTCTTGAGGAGTTGGCAGTGGGAAGTGTGGCTGTGACGAAACTTCGCGAGGTGGATGTGATTGATCTTCTAGGACGTGATGAGGTCAAATTAGATATGAGTGCTATTAGTGAACAAATCGAAAACAAAACGATTTTAGTCACAGGAGCAGGTGGATCGATTGGCTCAGAACTTTGTCGCCAACTGATAGAATTTTCTCCTAAGCGCTTGATTTTATTAGGACATGGTGAAAATTCTATTTATCTGATTTTAAAAGAGTTAAATCAACATTTTTCAAGTAATCAGACAGAGTTTATTCCTGTTATTGCTGATATTAGAGATGCTAAACGTATGGATGAGGTGATGTGTGAATATGAACCAAGTATTGTCTACCACGCAGCAGCTCATAAACATGTTCCTTTAATGGAATATAATCCAAGAGAAGCACTAAAAAACAATATTTACGGAACAAAAAACGTAGCAGAAGCAGCTCTTGCTAATAATGTAGAAAGCTTTGTCGTGGTCTCAACGGATAAGGCAGTGAACCCGCCTAATGTTATGGGGGCTAGCAAGCGAGTAGCAGAGATGATTGTTACTGGACTTAACGGTAAAGGCCGTACTAAGTTTTCAGCAGTTAGGTTTGGTAATGTACTAGGAAGTCGTGGTAGTGTAGTACCACTTTTTAAAGAACAAATAGCAGCAGGTGGACCTGTTACTGTGACAGACTTTGAAATGACGAGATACTTTATGACTATCCCTGAAGCAAGCAGATTGGTCATCCAATCAGGTGCGTTAGCTCAAGGCGGGGAAATTTTTATCTTAGATATGGGTGAACCTGTCAAAATAGTCGATCTTGCTAAAAAAGTCATTTTGCTAAGTGGTTATACAGAAGAAGAAATCGGTATCGTCGAAAGCGGGATTAGACCAGGTGAAAAACTGTATGAAGAGCTACTAGTAGATAAAGAAAAATCAGAAGACAGAGTGTATGATAAAATTTTTGTCGGAAATGTCAACGGGTTCACATTTGATGAAGTCATGACACGAGTGGAGAGTCTATCAAAAAATGATGAGGAATTAGCGAAGGAATTAATTGAGTTTGCTAATTTATCAAGTGAGGGGTAA
- a CDS encoding tyrosine-protein phosphatase, which yields MLVDIHCHILPGIDDGAQTIDDSLDMARVAVSEGISHILCTPHYNNGEYMNKKDNIIISVADLQKELDNEGIPLTLFEGQEIRISGDLISRLALDELLFADMSNRYILIEFPFSTIPLYSKQVLFDLVSRGCTPVIVHPERNAKFMEDPNRLLPFLEMGCLTQVTCGSYLGKFGKHVKKAAEIMISHNMAHCLASDAHNTERRGFYVKEAYALLEKQYGREKREEFEQTAKDIVNGDPVETLPVEPYKKKFKLFS from the coding sequence ATGTTAGTTGATATACATTGTCATATACTACCAGGCATAGATGACGGGGCACAAACAATTGATGATTCACTTGATATGGCACGTGTTGCTGTTTCAGAAGGGATTTCTCATATACTCTGTACCCCTCACTATAACAATGGTGAGTATATGAATAAAAAAGATAACATTATTATAAGTGTAGCAGACTTACAAAAAGAACTAGATAATGAAGGAATTCCTTTGACTCTTTTTGAGGGACAAGAAATTAGAATATCAGGAGATTTGATTTCAAGATTAGCCTTAGATGAGTTGTTATTTGCTGATATGAGCAATCGTTATATTTTAATCGAGTTTCCTTTTTCTACGATTCCTTTGTATAGTAAACAAGTGTTATTTGATTTAGTATCAAGAGGGTGTACACCTGTGATTGTCCATCCAGAGCGTAATGCGAAGTTTATGGAAGATCCAAACCGCTTACTGCCTTTTTTGGAGATGGGATGTTTGACACAGGTAACGTGTGGAAGTTATCTAGGTAAATTTGGTAAGCACGTCAAAAAAGCAGCAGAGATTATGATTAGTCACAATATGGCTCACTGTTTAGCTAGTGACGCTCATAATACAGAACGACGTGGTTTTTATGTAAAAGAAGCATATGCCCTACTTGAAAAACAGTACGGGAGAGAAAAAAGAGAAGAATTTGAGCAAACAGCTAAAGATATTGTTAACGGGGATCCGGTTGAAACGTTACCAGTTGAGCCATACAAAAAGAAATTTAAGCTGTTTTCTTAG